A genomic region of Synechococcus sp. NOUM97013 contains the following coding sequences:
- a CDS encoding isochorismate synthase MenF, with protein MSAAPHDSCVAMSFSDLLERAQRAWAQRSLEDGVLSLALPVQGLDPLHQLVDLEAHDPFRFLWDSAPGLCLAAAGRCHHLELSSAKRFELAQRFSDVTLGRILDGSPDAPAQARSRILLAFSFFEQTGEQQPQGGMPSVQAVLPRWQLSRHGRQGWLRVHGVAQQASDVRTLTESLWVMAERLRSRQHARTPSMDTVSGSITPGAWEQNYTPALERGLELVNSGELHKLVLAVRQTVSLKEPLDPQPLLQRLRLQQAGSCRFLWQKDAHDSFFGASPERLLSLRNGQLRCDALAGTAGRNDQADALLSSDKDRREHELVAKAITDHLIDRGLQPRRPRRPQLARHGQLVHLHTPITTSAPGQSPLALAGVLHPTPAVAGLPRREAMGWLRSLEPFDRQGYAAPIGWIDSAGDAELRVAIRCGHAHGTQLDLTAGAGLVRGSVADRELQEVGLKLTVLADQLDLMSGSRQGTQSPLHR; from the coding sequence ATGTCGGCCGCACCCCACGACAGCTGCGTTGCGATGTCCTTCAGCGACTTGCTGGAGCGAGCACAACGCGCATGGGCGCAGCGCTCCCTTGAGGATGGAGTGCTGAGCCTGGCGCTGCCGGTGCAGGGCCTCGACCCCCTGCACCAGCTGGTGGATCTGGAGGCGCACGACCCCTTCCGTTTTCTGTGGGACAGCGCGCCGGGGCTTTGCCTAGCGGCAGCAGGACGCTGCCATCACCTGGAACTGTCCAGCGCCAAACGCTTCGAACTGGCGCAACGCTTCAGTGATGTGACTCTGGGGCGGATTCTGGATGGCAGTCCAGACGCACCGGCGCAGGCGCGCTCACGCATTCTTCTCGCGTTTTCCTTCTTCGAGCAGACCGGCGAGCAGCAACCCCAGGGGGGCATGCCCTCAGTGCAGGCGGTGCTGCCCCGTTGGCAGCTCAGCCGTCATGGGCGCCAGGGATGGCTGCGCGTGCATGGCGTGGCTCAACAGGCCAGTGATGTGCGCACGCTGACGGAATCGCTGTGGGTGATGGCGGAACGGTTGCGTTCCCGGCAGCACGCCAGGACTCCATCCATGGACACCGTGAGCGGCAGCATCACACCCGGAGCCTGGGAGCAGAACTACACGCCGGCCCTGGAACGCGGCCTGGAATTGGTTAACAGCGGTGAACTGCACAAACTGGTGCTGGCGGTACGCCAGACGGTCAGCCTCAAGGAGCCTCTTGATCCGCAACCGCTGTTGCAGCGGCTCCGCCTTCAGCAGGCGGGCAGCTGCCGCTTCCTTTGGCAAAAAGACGCCCACGACAGTTTCTTCGGCGCCTCGCCAGAGCGACTGCTGAGCCTGCGCAACGGTCAACTGCGCTGCGATGCTTTGGCCGGCACCGCGGGCAGGAACGACCAGGCGGACGCGTTGCTCAGTTCGGACAAGGATCGTCGGGAGCATGAACTGGTCGCTAAGGCGATCACCGACCACCTGATCGATCGCGGGCTGCAGCCACGACGCCCGCGACGCCCCCAACTGGCCCGTCATGGGCAACTGGTGCATCTGCATACCCCCATCACCACCTCGGCCCCGGGACAATCCCCGCTTGCCCTGGCCGGCGTGCTGCACCCGACACCGGCAGTGGCCGGTCTGCCACGGCGCGAAGCCATGGGGTGGTTGCGCAGCCTCGAACCGTTCGACCGGCAGGGCTATGCCGCTCCGATCGGCTGGATCGACAGTGCGGGGGATGCGGAATTGCGCGTTGCCATCCGCTGCGGACATGCCCATGGCACGCAACTCGATCTGACTGCAGGTGCCGGTCTGGTGCGCGGATCCGTGGCCGACCGTGAATTGCAGGAAGTAGGACTGAAACTCACGGTGCTGGCGGATCAGCTGGATCTGATGTCAGGGAGTCGGCAGGGAACGCAATCGCCATTGCATCGATGA